In Sphaeramia orbicularis chromosome 5, fSphaOr1.1, whole genome shotgun sequence, a genomic segment contains:
- the gli1 gene encoding zinc finger protein GLI1 codes for MPVDMQPHQGLYHYETSPSQPSRGLVPSDQSPYSDVSSLRAPLLNGPPQDCRTMYNPMTPSMSHGSGPGPGQGFGHCLDQYMRPPQAPPPHSMMGHRGMPPTESGSSTPYCNQNNMMPSHHNFCPGQPGSDQNGSGDGSRFSTPRSMLKLSKKRALSISPLSDASVDLQTVIRTSPNSLVAFVNSRCNPSGASSYGHLSVSAMSPSLGYSSNMNCQSRPQGSMYGGGGATPLGGHTPGSCQASRLPPHNPRLHAPPKHGHLKTEPGLGGVMDGMNVKSLEERSEGDVASPSSTGTQDPLLGLLDGRDDLDKDDGKPEPEAIYETNCHWESCNKEFDTQDQLVHHINNEHIHGEKKEFVCHWQECSREQRPFKAQYMLVVHMRRHTGEKPHKCTFEGCNKAYSRLENLKTHLRSHTGEKPYVCEHEGCNKAFSNASDRAKHQNRTHSNEKPYVCKIPGCTKRYTDPSSLRKHVKTVHGPEAHITKKHRGDTGPRPPGSAMTPGGQNTDLLLEKEETRREDCKLLAPETALKSQPSPGGQSSCSSERSPLGSTNNNDSGVEMNLNAAGSLEDLTALEDGVTGGGGGEPGGVGGTMGMSAQALKRLENLKIDKLKQIRRPTPPGRCASNKLPALPGSGENMAMCAPSPLLSNRRVMELSNHELGGGSSIGCSNDRRGSGTSSLSSAYTVSRRSSMVSPYLSSRRSSEVSQMGGPGGGGCHLLGPEHSGGDPLSPEMNRRGPPCPGGGGGGLPGLPNLTPAQQYSLKAKYAAATGGPPPTPLPNMEQPGTPGRRGGILSDYQGQPLPPFLQQGGPRRHSANTEYGTGVIYPHQAPGNNSRRASDPVRSAVDPQALPKRFNSLNNVSMMGRRNALQHRGSDTSITRHIYSPRPPSITENVMMEAMGMESHLAPIEARDRSMMMPPGDRNFMGYQQQQQSLGGGGGGPISNQLSPSRDSLGCQEQGYNQGHYQHQGGEVASRGGGRPIHPEGMSNTLLQQAEYSMSTCQLSPSGPHYPGLGQGGDAGGGQWTDNQVQTQRGMQYSDPNMQPQQSQTHFNNQTGLYNSPNGTHKLTIKPEQQFHPGMGGGDACQSAKLQHQQQRMLLQQGYQQTGQVMMRNSNNPSCDFQGQNQNSFPRGGSLSLGCAGSALSEGQRSETPMMQVKEIMVRNYVQSQQALMWEQQQEQQQSGIKPPPLSDNMDMSAQTTMIQHSPQHQNQSLYSNQPYSSYPNQNLVMSPQGHSQGPSSMTPKDQQLANLQGSCYGQDMVVPRPPQGRKPLSRQNSLSQVGAYLGSPPHLSPVHSTSSPRRGVRLPPVQHPQHPQNEMFSPSNNNNMYYSGQISMDMEKHIDPQNGPCLSLDPTGGTKSTPYPESGPISNALENLDLDNARIDFTSIIDDTDSSSFNPVTNPLPGQLRSSSQASSRLTTPQTSVSLAAGSGLSNMAVGDMTSMLTSLAGENKYLNTMS; via the exons ATGCCAGTGGACATGCAGCCACACCAGGGGCTGTATCACTATGAGACCTCACCCAGCCAGCCCTCCAGAGG CCTAGTGCCGTCAGATCAGTCGCCCTACAGTGATGTGTCGTCGCTGCGTGCTCCACTCCTCAACGGCCCTCCCCAGGACTGCCGCACTATGTATAATCCCATGACTCCCAGTATGAGTCatggatcaggaccaggaccaggacagggaTTTGGTCACTGCTTAGATCAATACATGAGGCCCCCTCAGGCCCCGCCGCCACACAGTATGATGGGCCACCGGGGTATGCCGCCCACAGAGA GTGGCAGTAGCACCCCCTACTGTAACCAGAACAACATGATGCCCTCTCATCACAACTTCTGTCCGGGTCAACCTGGCTCTGACCAGAATGGCTCAGGTGATG GCTCAAGGTTCTCCACACCTCGCTCCATGCTGAAGCTGAGTAAAAAGAGAGCTCTGTCCATTTCCCCCCTGTCGGATGCCAGTGTAGACCTGCAAACGGTGATCAGGACTTCACCCAACTCCCTGGTGGCCTTTGTCAACTCTCGTTGTAACCCCAGTGGGGCCAGTTCTTATGGCCATCTGTCTGTGAGCGCTATGAG TCCATCTCTTGGCTATTCCAGCAACATGAACTGTCAGTCCAGGCCTCAAGGATCAATGTATGGAGGAGGTGGAGCAACGCCTCTGGGTGGACACACACCAGGTTCCTGCCAAGCATCACGCTTACCTCCCCATAATCCTCGGCTACACGCTCCGCCCAAACACGGACAT cTGAAGACGGAGCCGGGGCTTGGGGGTGTGATGGACGGCATGAATGTAAAAAGTCTGGAGGAGAGGTCAGAAGGAGATGTGGCCAGTCCTTCTTCCACTGGCACTCAG GACCCACTCCTTGGTCTACTGGATGGCCGAGATGACTTGGACAAGGACGATGGGAAGCCTGAACCAGAAGCCATTTATGAAACCAACTGCCACTGGGAGAGTTGCAACAAGGAGTTTGACACACAGGACCAGCTAGTTCAT cACATCAACAATGAGCACATCCATGGGGAGAAAAAGGAGTTTGTGTGTCACTGGCAGGAGTGCTCTCGAGAGCAGAGACCTTTCAAAGCCCAGTACATGCTGGTGGTTCACATGCGCAGACACACAGGGGAGAAGCCACACAAGTGCACT TTCGAAGGCTGTAACAAGGCATACTCTCGCCTGGAGAATCTGAAGACCCACCTGCGCTCTCACACCGGAGAAAAACCATATGTTTGTGAACATGAAGGCTGCAACAAGGCCTTCTCTAATGCCTCAGACCGAGCCAAACACCAGAACAGAACTCACTCTAATGAG AAACCCTATGTATGTAAGATCCCTGGCTGCACTAAACGGTACACAGACCCCAGCTCTCTGCgtaaacatgtaaaaacagtaCATGGTCCTGAGGCCCACATCACTAAGAAGCACCGTGGAGACACAGGCCCTCGACCACCCGGCTCAGCTATGACTCCTGGAGGCCAAAACACTGACCTACTGCTGGAGAAAGAGGAGACCCGCAGAGAGGACTGCAAACTGTTGGCCCCTGAAACTGCCCTG AAATCTCAGCCGAGCCCTGGTGGTCAGTCATCCTGCAGTAGCGAACGCTCTCCACTGGGAAGCACCAACAACAATGACAGCGGGGTGGAGATGAACCTAAACGCAGCAGGCAGTCTGGAAGATCTGACAGCACTGGAGGATGGAGTcacaggtggaggaggtggagaaccAGGAGGTGTAGGAGGAACTATGGGAATGTCAGCACAGGCTCTGAAAAGGCTGGAGAACTTGAAGATTGACAAACTCAAGCAAATTCGCAGGCCAACCCCTCCTGGCCGCTGTGCCAGCAATAAGCTCCCTGCACTTCCTG GTTCAGGAGAGAACATGGCAATGTGTGCACCCTCTCCACTCCTTTCAAATCGCCGTGTTATGGAGCTGTCAAATCATGAGTTAGGAGGTGGCTCTTCGATTGGCTGCTCTAATGACAGGAGAGGAAGTGGCACAAGCAGCCTAAGCTCCGCCTATACTGTGAGCCGTCGCTCCTCCATGGTATCTCCTTACTTATCCAGTCGGCGTTCCAGTGAGGTTTCACAAATGGGTGGACCAGGAGGAGGGGGATGTCACCTCCTTGGCCCAGAGCACAGTGGAGGAGACCCTCTCTCTCCTGAGATGAATCGCAGAGGACCTCCGTGtcctggtggaggaggaggaggactgccAGGTCTTCCCAACTTAACACCTGCCCAGCAGTACAGTCTGAAAGCCAAATATGCAGCTGCGACTGGTGGGCCTCCACCTACTCCTCTACCAAATATGGAACAGCCAGGTACCCCAGGGAGAAGAGGTGGCATATTAAGTGACTATCAGGGACAGCCCCTGCCTCCTTTCCTTCAACAAGGTGGTCCAAGACGGCACAGTGCTAACACAGAGTATGGCACTGGTGTCATATACCCTCACCAGGCTCCAGGTAACAACAGCAGGCGAGCCAGCGACCCAGTCCGATCAGCAGTGGATCCTCAAGCTCTCCCCAAGCGCTTCAACAGCCTGAATAATGTATCTATGATGGGCCGAAGGAACGCACTGCAGCACCGTGGCTCAGACACCAGTATCACCCGTCACATTTATTCCCCTCGGCCACCGAGCATTACAGAAAATGTAATGATGGAGGCCATGGGTATGGAATCCCACCTGGCTCCCATAGAGGCCAGGGACCGTTCCATGATGATGCCCCCTGGAGACAGAAATTTCATGGgataccagcagcagcagcagagcctTGGAGGGGGAGGTGGAGGGCCGATTTCAAACCAGCTGTCCCCAAGTCGTGACTCTCTAGGTTGCCAAGAACAAGGCTACAATCAGGGACACTACCAGCACCAGGGAGGAGAAGTTGCTTCCAGAGGTGGTGGAAGGCCAATTCACCCAGAAGGCATGTCCAATACACTTCTCCAACAGGCTGAGTACAGTATGAGCACCTGCCAGCTCAGTCCATCAGGCCCACATTATCCAGGTTTGGGCCAGGGCGGTGATGCTGGAGGAGGTCAATGGACAGACAACCAGGTTCAGACCCAGAGAGGAATGCAGTattcagacccaaacatgcaACCTCAGCAGTCccaaacacatttcaacaatCAGACCGGTCTCTATAACAGTCCCAATGGAACTCATAAACTCACCATCAAGCCCGAACAACAGTTTCACCCTGGCATGGGAGGTGGAGATGCCTGTCAAAGTGCTAAGCTCCAACATCAGCAACAGCGGATGCTCCTCCAACAGGGTTACCAGCAGACCGGCCAAGTTATGATGAGAAACTCCAACAATCCCAGCTGCGACTTTCAAGGCCAGAACCAAAACTCTTTCCCAAGGGGAGGCAGCTTAAGCTTAGGCTGTGCAGGTTCTGCTCTAAGTGAAGGGCAGAGATCAGAAACCCCCATGATGCAAGTGAAAGAGATTATGGTGAGGAACtatgtgcaatcccaacaagCGCTCATGTGGGAACAACAGCAAGAACAACAGCAAAGTGGAATTAAACCTCCTCCACTTTCTGACAACATGGATATGAGTGCTCAAACCACCATGATCCAACACAGTCCACAGCACCAAAACCAGAGTCTGTACTCTAACCAGCCTTATTCATCCTACCCTAACCAGAACCTGGTCATGAGTCCTCAAGGCCACAGCCAGGGCCCGTCCTCTATGACTCCTAAAGACCAGCAACTAGCAAATCTTCAAGGCTCATGCTATGGTCAGGACATGGTGGTTCCCAGGCCCCCTCAAGGACGGAAACCTCTGAGTCGTCAAAACAGCTTGTCCCAAGTCGGAGCCTACTTGGGCAGCCCACCTCACCTTAGCCCTGTTCACTCCACCTCCAGCCCCAGACGAGGGGTCCGACTGCCCCCAGTCCAGCATCCGCAGCACCCACAGAATGAAATGTTCTCTCCTTCCAATAACAACAACATGTACTACTCAGGTCAGATCAGCATGGATATGGAGAAACACATAGACCCCCAAAATGGTCCTTGTCTGAGCCTGGATCCAACAGGTGGCACTAAATCAACACCTTACCCTGAGTCTGGGCCCATTTCCAATGCCTTAgaaaacctggacctggacaaTGCTCGTATAGACTTCACCTCCATCATCGATGACACCGACTCTTCCTCATTTAATCCAGTCACCAATCCCCTCCCAGGTCAGCTCAGGTCTTCTTCGCAGGCCTCGTCCCGCCTTACCACGCCCCAGACATCTGTCAGCCTGGCTGCAGGCTCTGGCCTTTCCAACATGGCTGTGGGGGACATGACGTCCATGCTTACCTCACTAGCTGGGGAGAATAAATACCTGAACACCATGTCTTAA